AATACCAGCAAGTTTCAGACGCTTTATGTATGACTAAAGGGCAGCAGACAGGGACTGGTCCCCTAAGCTCCACTGGTTCACCGTGACCTGGAGGCAACTTTACTAGTTGAAAGAATGAAAACATTTTTCatccagaaaaaaaaaatggagaggCAGAGTAAGAGTAGTAGAAAGAAGGGTGTCTTACTGAGGAGTGCATCTTCCTCTATTTCTGGTGTAAACAAATCCAGGTCTAAGCCGTAGCGCACATACATTGAAATCTCCCAAGTAGAAGTAGTAAGTAAATAAGAGCACTAAAAGAGCCAAACGATTCTTCACCATAAGAAAATTAGCCATTTTCTTCTCAGCAAATTTTTAGCTTTTGCAGTTATCTCAAAACTCTCTAATGAAGTGTTGTGTATGTTTGGATCTTTAAAAACACAACCATTTTGGATGGAATAGGTTGGCCTGGAAAGTGGTGCAATTTTGAAGTTGCTTAAATGCTTCTTTTTATTGGAACTATCACTTTCACTATTTGTCACTTTCACTACTTTTACTTTATTTGCAATCTATCTTATATTATGGCTCACAGATGTCTGTGTGTAGCGAATGACAGTCCCACGTGGAGGATAGCATTCCTTGCACGTATAATTTATCCTTTTCTTTTTGGTGACCGTTGTGGGTTATGTGTAATctattactccctccattcactgacaaataaataatgattaatatgaatatattatacttgtaaAAATTCATAACATGTGTCTCAGTGTGTCGGTTTGAATTTCATCTATTTGTACAACTCAATTTTTCAATAAAGCCACACCGTCTGATTCATTTGTACTTGTGTTTGTGGCGATGGTGGTAGCAGTGATGGCGTGGTTGTGATAATAGTCACCAGTTATCGTGATTAATAGTGGTAATAGATGATATAATTTCCCTGAATTATCACAACATAATGAAGCCCAGAAACCAGCCAGACCTACATGGAAGTTGCAAAGTATTACTGAGAAAACACCAACAATCCAACACAGGCTAATATTTCAATTTTGTGCTATAAAAGGGATGAAGACTACAAGCTTAAACATGACCCTCACAAAACCACAAAAATATAGTGCGTATGTACAACCAACAATTCAGGACAGATACAACACGTATATTGCAATAACAGAGAAGTGGGTTTGAAGCAACAATATACATAAACGAGTAGAACGAGTGTCAATCATCCAAAGAGTTCTTCACATGTAAGTCCTTTATTTACCCTGTGGATGGTGTGTTCGGGAATATTTTACAAACATTGCAACCAACTGACAAAAAGACACAACTCAGAATTAACCTTTCATTCTCTCCTAGTACACAATTCACCTACATGTAAGTGCTACCTAAACAGGTGCACTACCACCCAGAGCAGCAAAGGACTTGGAATGATTCTCCCACATTCATAACTCAGTGCAAGAAGTCCCTCATTGGATCGTCATGGAGGACCTTTTTCATTCTGTAGGCCTCCATTTCTTCCGGTGTAACCTACACAGAGAAATGTGGTAAGAGAGCCCAAAAGAAAGGTTacagagaagagaagaaagataaAGCAAAGATTTAGATGTACCTCATCATTGTACTTCACGTTGTATTTCCTTTTCCTTTCAtccctctcttctcttctcttttcatcCTCCTGCTCGGACAAGAAATACAAATTTAAGATTGTGTTAAGAGCATCCAGATATACATGTGAGCTAGAGCCAACTGAGTATCCACATTACTATTAAACATGGATTCAGTCAGACTATCAACCACCAACCACTCTTTTCCACTATCATTCTTTGTAAGCATGGAACTTTTGACCCCTCCcccccaaaaaaggaaaaagaaattaCATTTTGTTTCCAAAAAGAAGGAAGAGGAAACTGAGTTAATTCATCATCATGACGTGCAAGAATAGGTTAAAGGTTAAAGGGGATACCTTTTTAAGAGCTTCAGCCAGCTTTTGCTGGTCCAGAACTAAATCATCAGGAACTTCAGTTCCCCAAGTAGCGACCCTCTTCTCCTCAACCGGTGCATGTGTATCTAGATTGATCACATATTGATGAAaagaatataaatataaaaataaagatagatgaCTACACTGCATACACGTATACCTACAAAGTGACAGGTCAGAAAAAAAACCACCTCCAAACACACACTAAGTGACAAAACAACTGAATCCGGCCCGAACAAgtatatgaatcctcactgaCTATATTTCCCTTTTAATTTATCTCAAACCAAcatcaaacaaaataataaataaaaaagaaaataaaaataccagCAGTTCTCTATCTTTCCTATTGCGTAAGAATCTCTAATAGTGCTAAAAGACTCCTAGGAAGCATAAGATCTAAAAGTAAACATATTAAGAATACTCCCAATCAGTTGGGTATCATGGGAAATACTTGGATTTGAGAAACTAGAGGCTTGAGAAGCATTTCCATTCTGCTGTATTTTTACTGGTATGACAACAAGAAGTGCTCTAAGAAGAGAATTGATGATATCATTTGGCATTACGTTGACGATGATCTAGTTCAAAATgtgcttttttttcttttttgcggAGGAAAGTAGCAGCTAACTTAAAGAAGTATTATGATGGTCTCTCTCAACTTCGGGTGACATGCAGCATAAAATCTAAAAGCAAACAATAAAGAATTGTGAAACTTCCATTATCAAGAAACTGGATTATCGGTATGATTAAAGTGcacatactttttttttaacgAGAAGGAGTAGCATCCTGAAGTTCAATAGAGAACACTAACCTTCAGCAGACTCTTTGCGAGCAATATTCGCCTTCATAAGATCAGCAGAAGCTTCAGCTGCTTCAATTCCAGCAGCACCTGTACAATAGCTGTTCCTGATTGTCTGTTTGCAGCATTTGTAACCCCACTGGTGATCCTTCCACCATGAACCCCAAACGGTAGTGTGGTTATTGATGAAAACATCCTCTTCATATTTGCTCCTAGGGATAGACATCTCCTACAGCAAGCAACCCGCAAGTCATGCCAAGCAAACAAATGAATCTAGAAACACTTAGACATTATCCACTCTTATGTTCCAAATAAATGTTATTTCTAGTTCTATACTGTTTCTTCACTTATGGAGCAAATGTTTCTTCACATCCCACAGACTAGTCTTAACAACTTGAGAAGGTTTTGGAGACGGTATCTGAAAATTGCCGTAGTTGCCACTGCCCTGATGTTTATGTAAATGAAGATAGCTAAGTCTTGAATCTAATTAGCTGTATGAAAGGCAGATGATAGTTTCTTTGAGGTATCTGTATACATTCATCTTTTGATGAATAATCCTTTTGGAGAGTTCATTAAGTAACATTTCTTTATATATCAAGTTGTTTCCAGTTTGGATGAACTTGGTTAGGATAAGAACAGAAATATctgtgttttttaaaaaaaaaaaaaagatgtcaAAATGCCCTCAATTGAGGTTAAACAAGGCCACATATGATTCAAGATTGGATTGCTGGATATGATGGAAGGAGAGGATGGTCTCTTCAATTATTCTGCTCTCAATATTTGAAGTAGGAAATAGTGATGAAGTTATTATGTTGCTGAAACTGAAAGGTGAAGTGAACCTAAACCCAGCAGAGATTGGACACTGATGTGGTTCCAAGAAGACCCCAAAAGCAAGAGTATATTGAAGATTCAACAGTTTCCTGAATCCTATTTCGCTTGCCAAGGTAAATTAATGGAATGAAGCAGAATGAACCCAAATGAAATGAGATACCTTTTTGCACTTGCAACAACTAATACTAAGCTTCAATCTCGGAGTAATTTAATATATACCATTATGATATGCCATTTAACCCCGCGTCCTAAAACTTGCAAAGTAATTTATGCAGTTTTTGATGAAAGAATTACCTGGCCCTTCACAATCCTACCAGCACAATCATATTCAACTTCTCTCTCACTCTGACCCAACAGTAATTCTCTCGGGAGTATTTCTTCACTGGCAGCATTACCATACTTCTCCATGATATCCTCCTTTGTTTGTGACTTCAGTTTCTCCTTGTTAACCTTGTAATTTTTGTAAAGCAGTTCTGCTTGGGATGGAGCTGCTTGCATATGAACATCATGACCCTTATCAAAAGCTTCCCAAGCATGAATATTCAGCTGTTTGAACTCCAGTGCTTGACCACTAACTCTATTTTGGTTATCACCCTATAAGAGGAAACATAAAAGGATGACCGAGTCAAAATACATGAACCATGAAAACCAGTACTATTTGGTGGATCAAATGTACACTTACAGCATAGAATTTTTCATTTGGATCCATATCTGGAAGAGGATCTTCACGCATGGACCGGGTCTTGGGATCATAGTGTGCAGAATTGACATCAAGATTAAGAAGATATTTTGCTGTATCTTCCCGGATACGTAGATTCCTGGGCAATGCAGATGCATCAGTTACTTAATAAAGTAGCACTCAGACCAATATTTGTATTATGTACTTTCTACATAGTAAAAGTCAGCCATTCACTTAACCCCATGGActccacccccccccccccccacacacacacacaaccAAACCCCAAAAAAAGAAACGGGAGCATAAAAGTAAAGAGGAAGGAAGGGATCAGAGATGAAAATataataaggaagacagacctAACAGTTCCTGTGCTTCCACCTCCAGTGGTTCGTACACGCTTCTCAACTTTTGCAAAATCCATCTGCTTGCTTTCGTCAACCTTCGCTTCATCTACCTTCAAAGCATCTTCAAAATCTTCATCTTCGCTGTCACCTctttcttcatcatctttgttatttttctcctccaactTTTTTAGTTGTTGATCTTTAAGGTATTTCTTTCTTGCTTCATCCCTTGCTTCATATCGTTCAATGATATGAGCATAAGAAGCAGCATCATAACCATTCCAACGATCCCTTTTACCATCATAATCCAGCTCAAACTGTTCTATCTTCTCATCAGGAGCAATATGTTTTCCGGTCCATTTTGCTCCTAATTTGCGTGGCCTGTCCATGCATGACTTAGAATTGTGCGTCATTGCTCCACAGCTGTGCCAGACATATTATATTCAGATTATCATGTAAGAAAGAACATTGAGCAATACTATTTGTCTATTTCAAAACCAAAGTAAAAGGAAGATTTGCTAATTCTTGAATCCAAATAAGTTATTTGCCTTTTTCCAACTTCAGAGTTGGAATCAGATGAGTATATTAATTTTCTATGAACTTCCCCAAGTAAAATGAACACACCAAAAATTGAAGTTTAACAGGCACTTAGCGCCAAACAATGACTACGAGATTTGAATTTCCAGATCAAAATATTCTCTTTTGATTGAAGTCCTTTTTGACCATATTAAAATTAAAGGTAAAGAGACATAATGTATACATCTATGAAGACCAGCAAAAAGAATGTGAATCAACAGTACATCTGAAACTACCAAGAAAAACAATGGTTTACTTACTTTTCACATGCACCCTTCCGATACTTGTCAGCCTGATATATTTTTGCACCTCTGTCATACCATGATTTTGTGTAATTTGGATCAGATTTCCATTTCCTTTGATGTTTCAAACTCTATAGAACAGAACAACAAATGAATGTCAAAAGTGTGCCTAGTAATCAAGAAATGCAACACTGACCGAAACTCTAAACAAGGAGAAAACACATACTGGTCTCTCTGCATTGAGATACCAAGGAGCTGAAGACATATACTGAGGAATGTGAGGATTAATTTCTTTTCCATCCTCATCCAACTCTGCTGGTGCAAGACCAGCCTTTCGCGCCTCTTCCAATTCCAACTGTTTCCTGTGGTCCTCCCTGGACTTAAACGCCACTGCATTTTTACAAAATTATAATTACACCagataaatttaatattttatcatgcAAGGTGCTTCCACCCATTTATGCAAAAATCCTCTAGGCAGCATGTACTTGATCCAATTAAAGCATCAAACTTTAAGCAAGGTTTGTTTCTTAAAACATCTTTTGAAGTTGTGgaaacttttttttcaaaaacataACTTTTTCAATATAGAAGGGATATTGAGGGTGTTCTCCAATGAAAAACACTTCTTCCACTAACAAAACCCCCAAAAACTTTTTCAAAGCCCTCCAAACACATTTATATTCAAAACAAACTTTTTCTCTAAAAGATTTcttcaaatcatttttttcctcAAAAGTTGTCCAAACAGAACCTTTAAATCAATAGCAACTGAATCCATGATAAATCTATTAGATGGCCTTCACATGAATTGCAACTGAATCGATGGTAAATCTATTATTCCATCTAAATACAAATTAATCCGAATGATAACAATATGCAGCTAGAACAACAATCCCAAACATATACATCCAGTATATCTAAAAAAAATCCTTTTTCCATATATCCATCAG
This Solanum dulcamara chromosome 8, daSolDulc1.2, whole genome shotgun sequence DNA region includes the following protein-coding sequences:
- the LOC129899214 gene encoding pre-mRNA-splicing factor SLU7-like; amino-acid sequence: MATASVAFKSREDHRKQLELEEARKAGLAPAELDEDGKEINPHIPQYMSSAPWYLNAERPSLKHQRKWKSDPNYTKSWYDRGAKIYQADKYRKGACENCGAMTHNSKSCMDRPRKLGAKWTGKHIAPDEKIEQFELDYDGKRDRWNGYDAASYAHIIERYEARDEARKKYLKDQQLKKLEEKNNKDDEERGDSEDEDFEDALKVDEAKVDESKQMDFAKVEKRVRTTGGGSTGTVRNLRIREDTAKYLLNLDVNSAHYDPKTRSMREDPLPDMDPNEKFYAGDNQNRVSGQALEFKQLNIHAWEAFDKGHDVHMQAAPSQAELLYKNYKVNKEKLKSQTKEDIMEKYGNAASEEILPRELLLGQSEREVEYDCAGRIVKGQEMSIPRSKYEEDVFINNHTTVWGSWWKDHQWGYKCCKQTIRNSYCTGAAGIEAAEASADLMKANIARKESAEDTHAPVEEKRVATWGTEVPDDLVLDQQKLAEALKKEDEKRREERDERKRKYNVKYNDEVTPEEMEAYRMKKVLHDDPMRDFLH